From the genome of Ptychodera flava strain L36383 chromosome 20, AS_Pfla_20210202, whole genome shotgun sequence, one region includes:
- the LOC139120342 gene encoding uncharacterized protein has protein sequence MRAFPEKYQARTTKGKVELQHDIGILRVAYDNNISKLPQNDDSHVDRREFSKQLQEVGKSVYSSVKQVPSSSKCSADYLQELLKSSPVRSSGQCTSSPESRKTRGRRCDTEQSEKKRRKNKRERSSSDSSGSEYTNIEAEAYDKYMRRQRRDIFRETWAHLYGRGLPLMTTPNWNDYYSSSPAYLPHNLHPVGPMVQFTDNFGDRTRPAPFAPQQLRQLEQGQPRYFPAVSPNYGDANSRYMQYAQPTCTRCCYGVKYSTNYTEILW, from the exons ATGCGAGCTTTCCCGGAAAAATACCAGGCCCGAACAACAAAGGGGAAAGTTGAACTTCAACATGACATAGGCATTCTCCGGGTTGCATATGACAACAACATCAGCAAACTACCTCAGAACGACGACTCGCATGTCGATCGCAGAGAGTTTTCCAAACAACTGCAGGAAGTCGGGAAAAGTGTTTATTCTTCAGTGAAACAAGTTCCGTCAAGTAGCAAGTGTTCCGCTGACTACCTCCAAGAGCTTTTGAAAT CATCTCCTGTTCGCTCGAGTGGTCAATGTACTAGTTCACCAGAATCTAGAAAAACACGAGGACGGCGTTGCGACACAGAACAGAGCGAAAAGAAACGTCGAAAGAATAAAAGGGAAAGAAGTTCGTCGGATAGTTCTGGTTCGGAATACACCAATATTGAAGCAGAGGCTTACGATAAATACATGCGTAGACAAAGGCGTGACATATTCAGAGAAACGTGGGCCCACCTTTACGGTCGCGGACTTCCCCTTATGACAACGCCAAACTGGAATGATTATTACAGCTCTTCGCCCGCATATCTGCCGCACAACCTTCACCCTGTAGGGCCGATGGTACAGTTCACTGATAATTTTGGTGATCGCACCCGTCCAGCACCATTTGCGCCACAACAGCTTCGTCAACTTGAACAAGGACAACCCAGATACTTCCCAGCTGTATCGCCCAACTATGGTGACGCCAACTCCCGCTACATGCAATATGCACAACCTACATGTACCCGTTGCTGCTACGGAGTCAAGTACAGCACCAACTACACCGAGATTCTATGGTAA
- the LOC139119531 gene encoding paired box protein Pax-1-like, whose amino-acid sequence MSIRSVAKQTDLPASTAANIINRFRQTGLTIQGRSSGRPHEKSRPEVVEYIEYLKSRKPSMTATEIRADLLHSGICDLNTLPAHRTIYDIFRRDLNFTYKKVSQVPKEQLTERNMQRIVQYIDMVSMMNPLTVHFFDEAGVKRTTGNRSYGHSRVGERAFEVQRYTSDVNLTLNLLHSPLGVSHFNIIHGPSNGMEMLHFFDEALQVIREDGNPAISPGDVVIMDNAGFHHGGIAEPE is encoded by the coding sequence ATGTCTATTAGATCGGTGGCAAAACAAACGGATCTTCCTGCATCAACAGCGGCGAACATTATCAACAGATTCCGGCAAACAGGTCTCACCATTCAAGGCCGGTCAAGTGGACGTCCCCATGAAAAATCTAGACCTGAAGTCGTTGAGTACATCGAGTACCTAAAGTCAAGAAAACCGTCGATGACAGCGACTGAAATTCGAGCTGACCTATTACACAGTGGCATCTGTGATCTGAACACGTTACCGGCACACAGGacaatttatgatatttttcgtCGCGATCTTAATTTTACATACAAGAAAGTGTCTCAGGTACCGAAAGAACAGCTCACCGAACGAAACATGCAACGCATTGTGCAGTATATCGACATGGTGTCAATGATGAATCCGCTTACTGTGCACTTCTTCGACGAAGCCGGAGTAAAACGGACAACTGGTAACCGAAGTTATGGTCACAGTCGGGTGGGAGAGAGGGCGTTCGAAGTTCAAAGGTATACGTCTGATGTGAATTTAACCTTGAACTTGTTGCACAGTCCTTTGGGAGTATCTCATTTTAACATTATACACGGGCCTTCAAACGGAATGGAAATGCTACATTTCTTCGATGAAGCACTGCAAGTTATCCGGGAAGATGGCAATCCAGCAATCAGTCCCGGCGATGTTGTGATTATGGATAACGCTGGATTCCACCACGGTGGAATAGCAGAACCAGAATAG